DNA sequence from the Sceloporus undulatus isolate JIND9_A2432 ecotype Alabama chromosome 4, SceUnd_v1.1, whole genome shotgun sequence genome:
ACatgaagagagaaaaatattacccagttataaaattaaaaatacagcatgcTAACCATTGTTCTGATTTATTTTGCATGAGTTGTGATGTTGTCTACAGCTTAGCTCCAAAGAGACCATACAAAGATTACAGTGTGCACATTATAGGTTGCACCTAAGAGATCAAAGTGGGTAAAAACATCCCCTATGCCATTTTTGGAGCACCCgataaaaagaactggcaaacatcaggcctccagcagcagcagttcACCTTTTAATTTTATCACAGGGCCCCTGGCACAATTATACACCTTAAAAGGTTTTTCAAAATTAGAACTGAGCTTCTGGCTACttcctgttttgtttcctttgcaCAGAGCCCACATGCAGAACACAAACCCTGAAAGGTCTAGGACCTAGATCCACTGAATCTGCCCAGTTTGCCTCATGTTgaattgtacatttttttaatacTCTGAAGCAAGggccaatttaatttttttttacactaaCATATGTTTTCTATaatattttgtttaatatttcCTTTACTGCTGTTATTGCATTTAAACACTTTATTTGTGAATATTAAATATTCAGAATAGAAAAGAGTAATTTCTGGTGGCCTTCTTGTCTCTCTGTGGCAAGCAGAGAGGCTGCTACCTCATTCACCTTGATTTCGACCCACGGGATCTAGAATGTTCTCTGGAAGTGGAATGAGATCTTGACCTTGAGCTGGAGGAGCTTCTTGACCTGAAACAACatgaaattttttttttctgggtaaAGGACCAAACAAAAAATAGaagaaatttaatttttatagctCCACTCATAGTTGAAATCATAAGTAATTTTATCTGCTTTGCAGCACCACAAAAACTTGAACCCTGCACTTCAAAAAGTGAATTGGCAAGATCCAAATAGCTGCTTGATGAAATTATAAAAGTGGAATTTCACTTTTTTCCCCAGTCAATTATCTATTCGCTCCCTATCATGCCACAAGCTGGTGCTTAAGGATGTttgagggccaaaacacactgcacaaataattcagttcaagatcactttaacagccctggctcagggctagggaatccttggaatttcagtttattttggcaccagagctctccgacagagaaggctaaatgtctcacaaacctacagttcccataattctttAGTATTGATctagtgcagttaaagtggtctcaaactggaatatttctgcagtatgttttggacctcagtttcaAAAACCATTTGTGAAGTAACAAAGGGAAATCTCTGCTCCTTTGACTTTCAACATTCTTTGGATTCTGGCCAATTAGGTTGAAATAAATTGAATATTAGAATTTCAATTATGTTGTCCTGTACATTATTTATCTTAAAATATTAATGACATACATACTAATTGAAATATTTTACTCCAAACATTAATTTAGTAAGACCTATTCATTTCAGAAGTAGGAAGCATATAATTTAAAACCTACACAAACCAGAAGCCAATTTCAGATGTTATCCTCTGTTCTTCAAAAGATATGTGCAAGGATATTGTGAAGTTAAGCTTTAAAGAGCTGTGATCTAGTGAATATCTTTAAAACTCTCTTGTCCAAAAAGAATAAAGCTGTTTTACTTCCTTAATGAAAACGAAGCAGTCCAAGACATGTCTACTCTGATGTAATATTCAGAGTTCAAGATAAATATTACAGTCGCCCTTCCGTTTTCACAGACATTAGACTCCGTCATTTACCCATTCGTGGGGGATAAAATGGGGCACGCCACCATTCAAGGCaatcccccacgaaaacagaggggcaaaTGTATATTTAACTCTTTCCCCTTGGCACCCAGTTTCTGAACCTATTTTCAAATTTCATAGATTATAACTTCATAAAGATAAATATAATTTGACTACACTACACAGTCAAGAAAAGCATAACCTTACATTAGAAAATAGTActatgaggggttttttttgctaCTGTCAATGTGATGTGACCTTAAATTTTGCAAGTACACATCAACATTTTATTACTCAAAGTTTTCCTATTTTCTGCTTTCCATGGAAGAgaaaaaatacaacaacctctgaaaatatgtttttaagcaGACAGAAGTGGCTGTGATAGAAATGTGCAGAACAGGTGGACCAAGAAATCCTGGATACATGCAGAAGAAAGAGTCCTCTATATTTTACATACTAATCCCAATTTTTAAACACCTTCCCACATCTTCAATATATATGAACCCAACTAATTTCACTTCCCTTTTGGAAACATTTATATTTTGCATGGAATTATTGGTTATCTTATTCTGAAAACAACATTGTTACTATACAAAACAGCATCTATAGCCTAAAATCCAAATCAAGAGGTGCATCAAAACAGGTCATGTCTTACTCCAAAACTGAAATACGTATTGGTAAATTTAACTGCTAATGACGTGTATCTAGATTAGTGCTTTCTTTGGCCAAAGGGGGATGTTggagatgattttttaaaatgtttaatgtagCCTCCCAACAAGCTCTTGTGGAGGACTGGGGATTCTATGCAACAATATGGGAAGTAGTGGATGGACTAGGAACAACTGCCTTCAACCCATTCCTCCAGCAGGAACCTCTTCTATATCTGAGTCCCTTGCAAGATGGAAAAAATCCAACTGTTCTCATCACGATTTATCTGAATCCAACCATTTATGCAGAAATCTATTATGTTATGACTGCATAGCTCTTCAGACACCAGTTTAAATGATATGCTCTGGATTCTGAATGCTTGCAAAATTctgaaagcaaaagaaataaacCCTTTGTTGGCTGAAGGTCTCCAATATAGCTTTACTTCAAAGGTATTCACAAACCAGACAGAAACAAGTTATGCTCATCAGTTTTGTTATGCATTATTCATAAACACAAAATAATCAGTGCAAAATTTAGTAGTACTAGGACTTTTGATgaatcaaaaacaaaataaaaagtgtGAAATATTAAGTGGATAAAGAATTTGATGAGCAAAAGACTGTATAACTGAGTTTGCTTAGAAACATAAATAAACTACAAGTTATCATCTAACTTCATCTTTTTATATTCCAACCACCTCCAAAATAAAGACAACCATTATGAAGTAGATATGAAATGCTTTCCAGCAGAACTGAGGCCTTCAAACGTTTTGTTTTAGAACTTTACTTAACAAAGATGTCTTCTGAAGTGGTTAACCCTGTATGATCTATCAGGTAAAACCTAATGATAGGTAATTAAACCactaacaaaattttaaaatccagagcaaaaccTTTCACTTAATTATCATAGATTTGAAAATGTATCCTGATCACTAACACTTGTAATTTGTTTAActgtgatctatctggccaactGGTGTGGAAGATTTATTAGATTGACTCAAACtgcaaaaaaaccctaaaataaaaaatcaatcaCAAAAAAAGATGTAAATAAAGAAAGTTAGATACTGACATTTTGTCTGGCGTTACCCTTGACCTGTACCCGTTTACCTGGACCTAGACCTTGAGCTTGAATGGGAGGATGAGCGAGATGAAGATCGAGAATGAGAAGATCGAGACTTGGAACGACTACGCCTAGTTgtagatttcttcttcttcttggaagAATCTTCCTCCTCACTAGCATCAAGATTATATTTAGAGAGATCAGcatcatcttcatcctcatcctgaaaaaaaaccccactcaaGCAATTATTTATGCTTACTAAGACATTTCATATACAGATATACGGTCTCAAGAGCTAACACAGATGATAAACAGTAGACAGTGGGCCCACCGTATCTTCAAAGGGTAATCTTGTATGTAGACACCCTGCACTATTTAAGGGTTTCAGTAAAAGTGTGGTGTTCAGGCTTCAGTAGCATGATAAGCCTTGTTTATTAAAAGGAGAGAATGAGTCAAGACCAGTTTTCTTCTCACCAGCTGGCTGGTACAGAGGAGTAGAGGGGTTGTAGTCATGATAACAAATAAGCCTGGCACCTGGTAAAAAGAAATCTGGTAATTGGCCTGGGCACGCTTCCCCTTCCTTGGGCCCAAACGTTACAGAATACATTACCTGATGTTTTCCTAGAAGCCTGTAGCAGAGAAACAAGCATATAAGATAGTAGACAACAAAAGATTTTTGCCTTGCAGACAAGCTTGTAGCTGTGGATAGACAATTTGCGTGCTTCGCTATGGTGTGCAGCCCAGCAGAGACCGTGTGCTTGGTTTCTTTCCTTTTGACATGTTAAACTTGTTTGAAGCTAAAGTGTGCATGTTTGTCttgtctttcttttattttacttgCATTTAGTTGCGTGTATGTATGCTCTCTGTTGTTCTTTCATTCTCCTTGCTTAAATAAAACAGGCTTTCTCAAGACCAGGACTGAGCGGTCATTTCGTCTGCCTCATATCTCTGAACCAACAACACACCTCAAGCAAGGACTGTGCTGTGAGAGTTACAAAGTAAAACTAGTTTTTTTCTGCTATTTTGTTTGATGCCTCCAACCTGTGCTCAAAGACAAGCTGGATTTCTACTTTGATGACCAATATTAGTGgttttaacaacaaaaataaaatatacatatttaaaactTATTCAATAAGGCAGTTACATGGAGTTAATGTTAAAGCATGTGTTTTACCTCATCCAATTTATATTTAGACAGAtctccatcctcatcctcctcttcttccccttcagaTTCCTTATCTTCAACCTCCTTCAGGATAGATGCAGGACCAACAGGCTTCCCTCTGTACTTTTTCTTTTTACGACCAAACTAAGTAAAGATTCATTACATTCCATAAGAATCTTGTAAACAtgttatcaaaacaaaacaaatacaaatgcagACACTAATTTAACTAAATATCTCACTTTAAGTTTATTATCTCTTCCCCTCTCCACACACTACTACTTCAGACAAAGGGAATGACAAACAAATTATTCAGTTTCAAGTAAAGATATACTATGTAAACCAACATATATCAAATGGAGTTAAAAAACTTCACAATCTAATCCAGGATCCAAAGCAGTGGTGCATATACATGGAAAACAATCACTTGAGTTACATAGGTTGTTTTTGATATATGATAAATCATGCTTTTAAGTTTAATAATTGGTTGCTTTGGTGTAGCAAACTACTGCAAGTCAGAAAGAACTATGTATCTGAGAATAGTTGTTTATGTGTGCAGAACTATTTCCTGGATCCTGATTCAAGTTCCAGCAAGTAGTTATGACATGTAAGAGTTAACATTTATCTTCCACCAATGGTTCTTAGACTTTACTCCTTGTTCCCACATCCCTTACCACTGCTATACTAGTTGGGGTTTCTGTGAGTTAACGTCTAAAATCAGGCAGAGAACTAAAGATGAGAACCATTCTCCTCAGTATATACTACAAACATTATATGTTAGCATGCATTTTGGACTAAGAAGCTTCAGATAAATGAACATTTAACAATGTCATATTTATCATTTTCAATTTTGACAGGTGGCTTTAAAAACTCTTTGAAAACAAAGGCCTGAAATAGACAGGCAAAAAGCATTACCTTCAGGCCGATCCAGGGGTGTGCCATGCAGATGACACATACACCTGGGATTGGCCAAAAGCTGTGCTGAGGCCGGCAAAAACAGAGCAAAGCTTGCTGCAAAAAGAGCGGGGAAAACCTGTTCCTTGCCAGCAGTCTGTCACTGTGTTATTGCACCAATCAGGGGGCAATCGGGGCTGCAacggccagaggccactccaaccTGATGGTCTGTTTGACCCCAAAGTCAAACATTTCTACAGTTGTTTTTTGGCTGACACATTATACTGATTATACAACTACATCAAAAACATAAGTCAATGCAGGGAAAAACTGGCCCTCAATTATTTATTCATCAGTGCTTTTATAATTCACACAAAGAATATATTCTTGGTTCTGTAGGGGTTCTATCCATGAAACTGTGTTTTTGGCAAGATCATCTACAAAATAACTTGTTCCTAACTAGACTGACTGAATGTATTGAAATTACATTTATGTGCTGATTTAGTAAGTTCCTATTCATCTCCTGGATCCACTCTTGTTGTGACTACCAATAGATTGAAAACTGCCCAAGGTCCTCTGAAATGACCTATCTGTACAAGTTTTAAAACTAAGCCTTGTTGGTGAAGATATACATTTTAAACTCTTACAATTTTTGAGGATCATTTATTTCCTACAATTCTGTTTTCATAAATGTTGAGTATATACAAAAATTTGCTTTCATAAGCCATTTTCTTGcttttgtgcaaaatattttcatcTATACTCAGTTTTCCCATCAGAGCAGACCTGACAATTACCTTTTCATAAGGTACACACCACCTACCTCATCATATTCTCCATCTGACTCTTCACGTTCTATATACTCAACATTCTCTCTTTCATTGAAGCCTCCACCATAACCTGCAAAGAGAAGTTTCCAAAAAATCTCAGGAGGCAGATTCAGATAATCTAATCTCACAATTTACTGAGCTGAATGTACCTAAGTAGTAGAGCAGGCCCACTGAATTAAAGTTAAGCATTCCAGTTACTAACTTAAGACCCATTTAGTTCAGTGAGTGTTGATCGCATCCACTAACTTTTTGCATTCATTACTAAAACGAAGAAGACGCCTAATTTTAAGTGACCAAACCTTACTAAGGTTTCTAATCAAATATGAAGataaatttaggtccaaaacacactgcagaaattatcagTTTGAGACTTTAACTGCCCagactcaatgctagagaattctgggaattgcagttttgtgagacatttagctttctctgtcagagagatctggtgccatgataaactacaatccccatgactagcactgaaccaggacagttaaagtagtctcaaactggattatttctgcagtgtattttggaccacagaTACCGAAATTGTTTGTATGCTGATCTATTAGTTTAATGGCGTATGTGAGATAATTGCAACTTTCAAGATAAATTCAGAGCTTTAAACTCTCTAGTTATACAGGCAATAGGCTGCACCCAAACATCTGTGTGTGGAAGAAGGTGGGTAGAAACTGATTTGTCCTTCTTCTCCACACTGTGTccaaaaaccccatgaaaagATTCATATACGGGCTAGCTAATATAGCCAGTGATATCTGGAGGGTAGCACCTTGCCTTCAATAATCTAATATACAGACAAGGTTATGTATGCCTTGTATGTACAACTTACAAGACTTTCTTTGGACTGAACAGCAGTAGTCTCCTACATGAAGTGAGATGTCTGAAAAACCTTCTAATTTCTACACTAGGCTCTGTATTTTAACCAACAAATGCTACCCAGTTATTcaagggctttttttaaaaaaagcttctagTTTCATTGTCAATTCTAGATGCCTCATTAACAAGCCACTATTGCCAGAATATGAGTTCCTCAGAAAACTGACTcatgacaacaacaaccaagatttgttcagcaaaaCTGAACAAAGAGAAATGGGCCGAACTTTTAGTCTCCTtgtcaaaaaaaacccaaactccaTCTGAGAACTTCTACATGACTTTATTGGTAAAACAGCTCATATGACAGGGAAATAAGATTTTGAGCACTGTACTTTTTGaaacctgtttttaaataatttaaaacattacctgttctttcctccagtttggCATATTTTGGAGTGTTGCACATATTGCACTCTGATCTCCTGGCCCAATTAACATTACCACAtctttaggaagaaaaaaaatgtagacagtaaaacacaacaaaattataCTGGCTCAgaaatttaaaactgaaaatgttaaataataaataaaaccccCCACAGTGTTTAAGATCAATGTTTAGCTGCTAGAATAACAGTTAATCAACATTACGCAAAGAGAACAGTGatcagtttttaatttgtttccaaCCTCCCCATATATGTAATTGACGTCAGTGGtgtatttttaatacagtattaGCTATGTTGGTACAAATTTGTTTTGTGCATAGAGTTTGACATCATTCTCTTTAGTCTCCCTGCAGTTTTGAATGAATGATAATCAACTCATATCAGTAAATTCTACATGAATTTTACAACGACAGTGCAAATTAATGTTATGTGTTCAAACATTTGAGGTTTTGTCCCAATATAGTCATATTGTATATAGTCAGTAATATAGTCATGTTTTTATTGCCAGCTATATGaaagctttaatttaaaaaaatcatatgaaCTGCAAACTATTTTTACAAATGAAAGATCTATGAACCTAAAACAAAACTGAGAAATATATTCTTTTCAACTAACGAATTTCTAGTTGGATGACTAATATTTTGTTCCTAACTACAAGGAGCAATTTTGTGCAATAAATGACAATAATAAAAGATGTGTCAAACCAACCAACAAAGGTATGTGATGTAACAGCAAATCAACTAAAACTTACAGGCCTTGCTCCTATGGTAGAAGCATAAAAATATGGTTGCAATCCTGTATACATTTACCTGGCAATAAGTCCCTCCTATCACAATGGGTATTGTTAGTCCAAGCTAAGGCAGGCCCATTAATCAGTATTAACTTGTTATTGATCACTTATGATTCAAGGAAATGTACCctacttgggactaacaactggattttgtTCATGTTCTGAGTCAACATGCAAACTGAATGATCTATGGGAGACAAACATTTAAATAACAGAGAACTTAAGGGTCAGCTGAAAGGACTGTATGATATAAGGtctcaaagaaaataaaaattaactggAACATCGGGATCAACTCACGTTTTGCACTGCCAGTCATTAGCACTGAAGAGACCTCGGCTCTTTTCAGCAAGTGTCTTCCCTATTTCAGTCCCTCCAGCTTTCATCATCTTGGCCTCTGTGGTTTTTTCTGAAGCAATTTACAATacgttttaaaaactgtttatcAAGTTTACATTTCCAACTCCTCTTCCCCTCAGAAGGAATCTAGTTTGGATACGCACCTCGGCCACACCTGTTGCAGCTGGTTCTTCTAGCAAAGTTAACATTTCCACACCTATAAACAAAGCAAACATGACTTGATGAACAATATTTCTATTAAAACTTCACCCTAAGCATTTTAATTCAGACTTCTAAATGCAAATCTAGATGCATTTCCAGGATATAATCGTCTCTGGCATTTGGTTACAATTTTTCTGGAAAAGGAAAGAACACTGGAAACAAGTCACTGGAAACAGCAAACCTGCCCTGGATCTATATGCCCACAATCTTTAGATTTAGAACCATTACGGAAATAGGAATCAGACTACTGTGAAAAGGCATCTTAACATTTGATTTGCTTCTAAACAAAACACTCCTGCAACATTCTTCTCAAAGCCCTTTCATATTAAAGAAAAAACATCCATCATGACAAGCCAGTTGTAGGCATGCTTTCTTGAGGGCAGCCCCACTGGATTCAATGGAACTTGCTTCCAAGgaacactgaaaaaaaaatgaacctcatgttttttgttttgtttttaaaagctgctggtaTTGTACAAGCCTAAATGTAGTATGGCAAACTAGTGAGAATAATTTGTGAGTCCCTCAGATTAAGTTTGTAGTAATGAATAATATTACTTAATGACATCAGTGAATTAGACCATTGCCCACTTCAGCAAGTACTCTTCAATAGAATTCTGTCAAACGCCTGTGGAAGAATTGCAGGCAGGACATGATGGAGCTGATCTTTTCTTGCTTTTCCTTGGCAGTGAGtgtttagaacagtggttctcaaacactGGCCCTccggttttggacttcaactcccaggagccccagACAGCTTGctcaacagccaggaattctgggagctgatttAGAGATATACTCCATATGAATAGagaggttctccttagggttgcggtaagtcagaaatgatttcaggCTAGGCAATACACAGTGAGATTCTGTTTACATATCAGTTTTAATAATGATTGATAGCTGTCTTTCCCTCgccaggcaaagaccttttattccagcaggcttttaaaatggGCTGTTTATTTGAAACTGAACGATCTTAATAGCTTTCTatcttttaatggtattttatcttTTAAGTGTAGTTTTCAAACGTTTTAATACTATCAAAaagtttaatcttattttatgttccctttatttatttatttttgtatgcttttagctGTATTGTGTTTCTAAACTGTAAGCTAGCTGGAGCCCAAAATTTGTTGGAAGAAAGGCGTGAtacaaataattataataattcagATTTATTTACAATATAGATTTGATAAATTAGCAGCTTCTGGATTTGCAGACGTCTGGTTTGGTTATTATTTGTTCATAAGAGATATGACCAGGCAGTTAATCTAAAAAGATTGGGAAAGGAAAAATGGTACAATTTATttaccagtttctctttctatgTTTTGTACTAGGATTGGTTTACCTAAATATAATGACTTAGGCTGATATCTGTTAATTTGGGAAGCTAATTGTTGATGGATTAATGTCTTTtttatgtgtcccccccccctgtGTAATTGTGAAGTTAGTTTGGAATATGAAAGATTTTGTTGGGTGTTATGTATTACgtgtaatataatttaataaaaatatctgtttaaaaatatacctGTAGGAATCTCAACACACAAGAACAGCCCAGGAAAAAAGAGGCCAGGGCCAACAGTCAAACACTTGTCCTTTTTTCACAGTTGTCTTTCCTGAAAAACCCACTGTCAGATTAGGGAGAAATTGTTGCTGTTAACAACCCTTGAATCAAgcccagctcatggtgaccctgtggatgagacatccccaagatcccctcttctccactgctctgcttgggtcttgtagattcaggcctgtgacctctctgaatCCAACCATCCtccatgtgttcttcctctctttctactgccttctaccttccccagcatcattgccttttccagggattcatgcctcctcatgatgtgcctcctcagttctgggtggggaggaCATTTCTACCGACGTCGCTGAaaacgaacatctcacaggtaagacccaatgttcctttttccagcgatggaggtggaaacatcctataacgtgTGACTTACCAAAGCTCCCTAAACCAATGGGTGGGTGAACTGAGGCATATCACTTATGTGAGAACCATCAGATGTGTCTTCCAAAGGAAGCCTCTTTTTGATTCAAACCAACTCAACAGAGGTGNNNNNNNNNNNNNNNNNNNNNNNNNNNNNNNNNNNNNNNNNNNNNNNNNNNNNNNNNNNNNNNNNNNNNNNNNNNNNNNNNNNNNNNNNNNNNNNNNNNNNNNNNNNNNNNNNNNNNNNNNNNNNNNNNNNNNNNNNNNNNNNNNNNNNNNNNNNNNNNNNNNNNNNNNNNNNNNNNNNNNNNNNNNNNNNNNNNNNNNNNNNNNNNNNNNNNNNNNNNNNNNNNNNNNNNNNNNNNNNNNNNNNNNNNNNNNNNNNNNNNNNNNNNNNNNNNNNNNNNNNNNNNNNNNNNNNNNNNNNNNNNNNNNNNNNNNNNNNNNNNNNNNNNNNNNNNNNNNNNNNNNNNNNNNNNNNNNNNNNNNNNNNNNNNNNNNNNNNNNNNNNNNNNNNNNNNNNNNNNNNNNNNNNNNNNNNNNNNNNNNNNNNNNNNNNNNNNNNNNNNNNNNNNNNNNNNNNNNNNNNNNNNNNNNNNNNNNNNNNNNNNNNNNNNNNNNNNNNNNNNNNNNNNNNNNNNNNNNNNNNNNNNNNNNNNNNNNNNNNNNNNNNNNNNNNNNNNNNNNNNNNNNNNNNNNNNNNNNNNNNNNNNNNNNNNNNNNNNNNNNNNNNNNNNNNNNNNNNNNNNNNNNNNNNNNNNNNNNNNNNNNNNNNNNNNNNNNNNNNNNNNNNNNNNNNNNNNNNNNNNNNNNNNNNNNNNNNNNNNNNNNNNNNNNNNNNNNNNNNNNNNNNNNNNNNNNNNNNNNNNNNNNNNNNNNNNNNNNNNNNNNNNNNNNNNNNNNNNNNNNNNNNNNNNNNNNNNNNNNNNNNNNNNNNNNNNNNNNNNNNNNNNNNNNNNNNNNNNNNNNNNNNNNNNNNNNNNNNNNNNNNNNNNNNNNNNNNNNNNNNNNNNNNNNNNNNNNNNNNNNNNNNNNNNNNNNNNNNNNNNNNNNNNNNNNNNNNNNNNNNNNNNNNNNNNNNNNNNNNNNNNNNNNNNNNNNNNNNNNNNNNNNNNNNNNNNNNNNNNNNNNNNNNNNNNNNNNNNNNNNNNNNNNNNNNNNNNNNNNNNNNNNNNNNNNNNNNNNNNNNNNNNNNNNNNNNNNNNNNNNNNNNNNNNNNNNNNNNNNNNNNNNNNNNNNNNNNNNNNNNNNNNNNNNNNNNNNNNNNNNNNNNNNNNNNNNNNNNNNNNNNNNNNNNNNNNNNNNNNNNNNNNNNNNNNNNNNNNNNNNNNNNNNNNNNNNNNNNNNNNNNNNNNNNNNNNNNNNNNNNNNNNNNNNNNNNNNNNNNNNNNNNNNNNNNNNNNNNNNNNNNNNNNNNNNNNNNNNNNNNNNNNNNNNNNNNNNNNNNNNNNNNNNNNNNNNNNNNNNNNNNNNNNNNNNNN
Encoded proteins:
- the ZRANB2 gene encoding zinc finger Ran-binding domain-containing protein 2 isoform X1; amino-acid sequence: MTLSHHKRRKRCGNVNFARRTSCNRCGREKTTEAKMMKAGGTEIGKTLAEKSRGLFSANDWQCKTCGNVNWARRSECNMCNTPKYAKLEERTGYGGGFNERENVEYIEREESDGEYDEFGRKKKKYRGKPVGPASILKEVEDKESEGEEEEDEDGDLSKYKLDEDEDEDDADLSKYNLDASEEEDSSKKKKKSTTRRSRSKSRSSHSRSSSRSSSHSSSRSRSRSRSSSSSRSRSHSTSREHSRSRGSKSRSSSRSVRGSSTPRKRSYSSSHSSSSPERNRKRSRSRSSSGDRKKRRTKSRSPERFGFCRITMVVLSMLTVRGLEKKLNVFSIVCV
- the ZRANB2 gene encoding zinc finger Ran-binding domain-containing protein 2 isoform X2 translates to MTLSHHKRRKRCGNVNFARRTSCNRCGREKTTEAKMMKAGGTEIGKTLAEKSRGLFSANDWQCKTCGNVNWARRSECNMCNTPKYAKLEERTGYGGGFNERENVEYIEREESDGEYDEFGRKKKKYRGKPVGPASILKEVEDKESEGEEEEDEDGDLSKYKLDEDEDEDDADLSKYNLDASEEEDSSKKKKKSTTRRSRSKSRSSHSRSSSRSSSHSSSRSRSRSRSSSSSRSRSHSTSREHSRSRGSKSRSSSRSVRGSSTPRKRSYSSSHSSSSPERNRKRSRSRSSSGDRKKRRTKSRSPERNRRSSSGSSHSGSRTSSKKK